ATTGTAAAAAAATATTCGGACTTTGTAGAACATCCTATTGTGATTGATGTGGAAAAAGAAGAAAAACTGGTGGACCAGGATAATAAAACCATTAAGAAAAAAGTTGAGGAAACGCTTAATTCCCGCAAGGCATTGTGGGCCAAAGCTAAAAATGAAATTAAAGATGAAGAATACATTGAGTTCTATAAACATTTAGCGCATGATTTGAACCCTCCCTTGAAAACAATTCACTATTCCGCTGAAGGAACAATAGAATTCAAAGCTTTAATCTATATACCGCAGAAAGCGCCTTTTGATCTGTTTTTTCCTGATTCCATCAAAGGCATACATTTATACGTTAAACGGATTTTTATCATGGATGATTGTAAAAAACTTATCCCAGAATATTTGCGATTTGTAAAAGGTGTGGTAGATGCCAATGATTTGCCTTTAAACGTGTCCAGAGAAATATTGCAGCAGGACGCGGCTCTGGAAAAAATCAAGAAAAATGTAGTAAACAAAATATTGCAAACACTGCAAACAATGCTGGATAAAGAATATGACGAATATGTGAAATTCTACAGGGAATTTGGCAAGGTTCTGAAAGAGGGTATTCATTATGATTATGAAAACAAGGATAAAATCCTGGAACTATGCTTGTATGAAACCTCCAAAACAGGCAACGGTGAGTTTAAATCTCTGAAACAATATGTGGAAAACATGCCAAAAGACCAAAAAGACATCTATTACATAATTGCTGAAAATAAAGCAGCTGCCATGATGTCACCGCATCTGGAAATATTTAAGAAAAAGGACCTGGAAGTTCTGGTCATGACCGACACTATAGACGAGTGGGTGTTGGGCTCTGTTTTTGAATACAAAGGTAAAAAGCTGAAAGCCGTTGATAAAGGAGATTTGTCTATGGCTGACAAGGATGCAGAAAAGGAAATCAAAGAAAAAAAAGAGCAGTACACGGATTTATTAAGCTTTATGCAGAAAGAGCTGGAGCAGGAGGTAAAAGAAGTTACTTTTTCTGCACGTCTTACAGACAGCCCGAGTTGTCTGGTGCTGGACGAAAGTGGAATGAGCAAACAAATGGAACAAATGTTTAAGGCCATGGGGCAGGATGTGCCGGCGCAAAAAAAGATCCTGGAAATAAATGCCTCTCATCCCATAGTAGAAGTAATGCAAAAAATATTTTCTGAAAGCAAAGAAAATCCGGTATTAAAAGATTATGTACAATTACTCTATGATCAGGCAGTGCTTGCCGAAGGCGGGAAAATCAAAGACCCATTGCAGTTCGTCAAGAAAATAAGCGAATTGATGATCAGGGCAGCCAAATAAAATTTTATGAAAGGCTGTTTTTTTCAGGCCTCTCAAGTATAATTATTTATAAGACATTTATATGGGGGATTTTTTATTTTTAGCAGATTAACCTTGCGATCTAAAATTATTATTGCTGGCGTCATAACAGCTTTTTGTTTTTCCACACTTATAGGTTGGATGTTTTTACGCTTCAAAGATGTAATATATGAAGGCAAATATCAGAAAACAAAAGAGCTGGTGGAAACCGTTTGGAGTTTTGCCCAGGATAATTATCAGAGATACAAAAACGGTGAATTTTCAGAAGACGAAGCAAAACGCAGAACCATAACGAGAGTAAAAAGTATGCGTTACGCTCAAAATGATTATTTTTGGATCAACGACATGTCCCCCAAAATGATCATGCATCCTATTAAGCCCGAAATGGACGGCACTGATGTGTCAAATTATTCCGATCCAAAAGGGAAAAAACTGTTTATGGAATTTGTGGAAGTCTGTAAGAATAACGGTGGAGGTTTTGTAAGTTATTACTGGCCCAAGCCAGGTTACAATAAGCCTGTACCTAAAATTTCTTATGTTAAATTAATAGAACAATGGAACTGGATAATAGGGACAGGTATATACGTTGATGATGTAGAAAAAGAGGTAAATAATATATTCTACATTTTACTTACTTTTATAATAATACTAACAATCGGTACTCTGTTTTGTTTTGTGTTTCTGGCTGAATCTACAACCAAGCCGATGATAAAAACCCTGGACAGACTAAATGATGTTTTAGGAGAACTATCAACGGCAACTGTTGATTTGGAGGCAGCCAGCGATATGATGCAAAAAGGAAGTACCGAGCAGTCTGATTCCCTTCGTTCGGTGTCACAAACTATTGAACAACTGGCTGATCAAATATCTACGACGGTTACTCATTCTGTGGATGCACTTAATTCCGTAAAA
The window above is part of the Candidatus Margulisiibacteriota bacterium genome. Proteins encoded here:
- the htpG gene encoding molecular chaperone HtpG produces the protein MPKSQMEKFEFKTEVKQLLELVIHSLYSHKDIFLRELISNAADAIDRLRFESLTDTELKKDNKDNIEWKIKLVRDEKQRTLTISDNGIGMTHDELVDHLGTIAKSGTKTFLEQLKKIDTKQDLSLIGQFGVGFYSSFMVADKVTVVSRHAKSDTANKWVSDGEGGFQVEPANKSEAGTDVILHLKDDAQDYLQEHQLRDIVKKYSDFVEHPIVIDVEKEEKLVDQDNKTIKKKVEETLNSRKALWAKAKNEIKDEEYIEFYKHLAHDLNPPLKTIHYSAEGTIEFKALIYIPQKAPFDLFFPDSIKGIHLYVKRIFIMDDCKKLIPEYLRFVKGVVDANDLPLNVSREILQQDAALEKIKKNVVNKILQTLQTMLDKEYDEYVKFYREFGKVLKEGIHYDYENKDKILELCLYETSKTGNGEFKSLKQYVENMPKDQKDIYYIIAENKAAAMMSPHLEIFKKKDLEVLVMTDTIDEWVLGSVFEYKGKKLKAVDKGDLSMADKDAEKEIKEKKEQYTDLLSFMQKELEQEVKEVTFSARLTDSPSCLVLDESGMSKQMEQMFKAMGQDVPAQKKILEINASHPIVEVMQKIFSESKENPVLKDYVQLLYDQAVLAEGGKIKDPLQFVKKISELMIRAAK
- a CDS encoding cache domain-containing protein, coding for MRSKIIIAGVITAFCFSTLIGWMFLRFKDVIYEGKYQKTKELVETVWSFAQDNYQRYKNGEFSEDEAKRRTITRVKSMRYAQNDYFWINDMSPKMIMHPIKPEMDGTDVSNYSDPKGKKLFMEFVEVCKNNGGGFVSYYWPKPGYNKPVPKISYVKLIEQWNWIIGTGIYVDDVEKEVNNIFYILLTFIIILTIGTLFCFVFLAESTTKPMIKTLDRLNDVLGELSTATVDLEAASDMMQKGSTEQSDSLRSVSQTIEQLADQISTTVTHSVDALNSVKHVNHVSHEGNDEMQEMSKSMQDLKKSSEEISNIIKLIDDIAFQTNLLSLNAAVEAARAGEAGKGFAVVADEVRNLAQRTSQSAKNTTSIIERNIALSEQGTHFTDSLAKSLQDIYTHADKVTDLMKEISNTTQNQAEKIMDLVTSMATIREVMEQYAVNSEQTTKSIQGYNSQIITIQKIIHETNDFLRGNQA